One region of Oxalobacteraceae bacterium OTU3CAMAD1 genomic DNA includes:
- a CDS encoding polysaccharide deacetylase family protein translates to MSAGADITGSPPVPARGGWPTRPLLRLLSPGGRRGLSIMIYHRVLAAPDPLFPGEIDRAAFAIQLGLLKSSFNVLPLDEAVRLMRAGKLPPRAACITFDDGYADNAVEALPILQRFGLTATFFIATGFLDGGRMWNDTVIELVRNAPAAPGARFDARTAGLGLLPLDGPEARRAAIGALIGHLKYLPMEERLAMVERLAGEADYGLARDLMMSSGQVRQLHAAGMGIGAHTVNHPILAAIPARQAGDEIAAGKQRLETLIGAPVPLFAYPNGKPNVDYRAEHVGIVRELGFDGAVSTAWGGRTGDLYQLPRFTPWDLGAPRFQLRLAMNLARRAQTAESSRA, encoded by the coding sequence ATGAGCGCGGGCGCGGATATCACCGGCTCGCCGCCAGTGCCGGCGCGTGGCGGCTGGCCGACGCGGCCGCTGTTGCGATTGCTGTCGCCCGGCGGCCGTCGCGGCCTGAGCATCATGATCTATCACAGGGTGCTGGCCGCGCCCGATCCCTTGTTCCCGGGCGAGATAGACCGCGCAGCCTTCGCGATCCAGCTCGGCTTGCTCAAGTCCTCGTTCAACGTGCTGCCGCTGGACGAGGCGGTGCGCCTGATGCGCGCCGGGAAATTGCCGCCGCGCGCCGCCTGCATCACCTTCGACGACGGCTACGCCGACAACGCGGTGGAGGCGCTGCCCATCCTGCAGCGCTTCGGCCTGACGGCCACGTTCTTCATCGCCACCGGCTTCCTCGATGGCGGCCGCATGTGGAACGACACCGTGATCGAGCTGGTGCGAAACGCGCCTGCGGCACCCGGCGCGCGGTTCGACGCCCGCACGGCGGGCCTCGGCCTGCTGCCGCTGGACGGCCCCGAGGCGAGGCGGGCCGCCATCGGCGCCCTGATCGGCCACCTGAAATACCTGCCGATGGAGGAGCGGCTGGCCATGGTCGAGCGCCTGGCCGGGGAGGCGGACTACGGCCTGGCCCGGGACTTGATGATGAGCAGCGGGCAGGTACGCCAGCTGCACGCGGCCGGCATGGGCATCGGCGCCCACACGGTCAACCATCCGATCCTGGCGGCGATCCCGGCGCGGCAGGCTGGCGACGAGATCGCGGCCGGCAAGCAGCGGCTGGAAACGCTGATAGGCGCGCCGGTGCCGCTGTTCGCCTATCCGAACGGGAAGCCAAATGTCGACTACCGCGCCGAACATGTCGGTATCGTGCGCGAACTCGGTTTCGATGGCGCGGTGTCGACCGCCTGGGGCGGACGCACCGGCGACCTGTACCAGCTGCCGCGTTTCACGCCGTGGGACCTGGGCGCGCCGCGCTTCCAGCTGCGGTTGGCGATGAACCTGGCCCGCAGGGCGCAGACTGCCGAATCTTCGCGAGCATAA